From Pandoraea norimbergensis, the proteins below share one genomic window:
- the hyi gene encoding hydroxypyruvate isomerase, giving the protein MTKFAANLTMLFNEVPFLDRFKAAAAAGFRGVEFLFPYAFHRDQIADKLNQYQLDLVLHNLPAGNWEAGERGIAIFPERIAEFRDGVGEAITYAKALGVKQLNCLVGKQGADLSTEAARETLVGNLRFAADALKAEGIRLLVEPINTYDIPGFFVNRTKQALEIFDDVGSDNLFLQYDIYHMQRMEGELAKTIETNLARIAHVQLADNPGRNEPGTGEINYAYLFALLDRIGYTGWIGCEYKPATTTTDGLGWFKAAGLREAA; this is encoded by the coding sequence ATGACGAAATTTGCCGCCAATCTGACCATGCTGTTCAACGAGGTGCCGTTCCTCGACCGCTTCAAGGCGGCCGCCGCAGCGGGTTTTCGTGGCGTGGAGTTCCTGTTTCCGTATGCATTCCATCGCGACCAGATCGCCGACAAACTGAACCAGTACCAGCTTGATCTGGTGCTGCACAACCTGCCGGCCGGCAACTGGGAAGCGGGTGAGCGCGGTATCGCGATCTTCCCCGAGCGCATCGCCGAGTTCCGCGACGGCGTGGGCGAAGCCATCACCTACGCCAAGGCGCTGGGCGTGAAGCAACTGAATTGCCTCGTGGGCAAGCAAGGTGCCGATCTGTCGACCGAAGCCGCCCGCGAAACGCTCGTCGGCAACCTGCGCTTTGCCGCCGACGCGCTCAAGGCCGAAGGCATCCGCCTGCTGGTCGAGCCGATCAACACGTACGACATCCCGGGTTTCTTCGTGAACCGCACGAAGCAGGCGCTGGAAATCTTCGACGACGTGGGCTCGGACAACCTGTTCTTGCAGTACGACATCTATCACATGCAACGCATGGAAGGTGAGCTCGCCAAGACCATCGAGACGAATCTGGCGCGCATCGCCCACGTGCAGTTGGCCGACAACCCGGGCCGCAATGAACCGGGCACGGGCGAGATCAACTACGCGTACCTGTTCGCCCTGCTCGATCGCATCGGCTACACCGGCTGGATCGGCTGCGAGTACAAGCCCGCCACCACCACGACCGACGGTCTGGGTTGGTTCAAGGCGGCGGGGCTGCGCGAAGCGGCATAA
- the glxR gene encoding 2-hydroxy-3-oxopropionate reductase codes for MAQLGFIGLGIMGAPMAKHLQNAGHKLFLYERRTPPQDLIDGQATCCTSAKEVAKRADIIFVMVPDTPDVGNVLFGEDGLAEGLSAGKIVVDMSSISPIETKEYAKKIKALGCEYLDAPVSGGEVGAKAASLSIMVGGSQAAFDDVKPFFELMGKNITLVGESGAGQTCKVANQIVVALTIEAVGEALLFASKAGADPAKVREALMGGFASSRILEVHGERMVKRNFEPGFRISLHQKDLNLALQSAKALGVSLPNTATCQELFNACAANGGSSWDHSGMVRALELLSNHTVA; via the coding sequence ATGGCACAACTCGGTTTTATTGGTCTGGGCATCATGGGCGCGCCGATGGCGAAGCATCTGCAAAACGCCGGTCACAAGCTGTTCCTGTACGAGCGCCGCACGCCCCCGCAAGACCTGATCGACGGTCAGGCGACGTGCTGCACGTCGGCCAAGGAAGTCGCCAAGCGTGCCGACATCATCTTCGTGATGGTGCCGGACACTCCCGACGTCGGTAACGTGCTGTTCGGTGAAGACGGTTTGGCCGAAGGCCTGTCGGCGGGCAAGATCGTGGTCGACATGAGCTCGATCTCGCCGATCGAAACGAAGGAATACGCCAAGAAGATCAAGGCGCTGGGCTGCGAATACCTCGACGCACCGGTCTCGGGCGGCGAAGTCGGCGCGAAGGCTGCCTCGCTGTCGATCATGGTCGGTGGCTCGCAAGCCGCGTTCGACGACGTCAAGCCGTTCTTCGAACTGATGGGCAAGAACATCACGCTCGTGGGCGAAAGCGGTGCCGGTCAGACCTGCAAGGTCGCCAACCAGATCGTCGTCGCACTCACCATCGAAGCCGTGGGCGAAGCCCTGCTGTTCGCCTCGAAGGCTGGTGCCGACCCCGCCAAGGTGCGTGAGGCACTGATGGGCGGCTTTGCTTCGTCGCGCATTCTGGAAGTGCACGGCGAGCGCATGGTCAAGCGCAACTTCGAACCGGGCTTCCGCATCTCGCTGCACCAGAAGGACCTGAATCTGGCGCTGCAAAGTGCGAAGGCACTCGGCGTGTCGCTGCCCAACACGGCGACGTGCCAAGAGCTGTTCAACGCCTGCGCCGCCAACGGTGGTTCGAGCTGGGATCACTCGGGTATGGTGCGCGCGCTGGAACTGCTCTCCAACCACACGGTTGCCTGA
- a CDS encoding asparaginase, giving the protein MTLTSFNPTPHYTVSTGELPRIVLLATGGTIAGSAPDATRTAGYQAGALGVQDLLAAVPALGSIAHIHAEQVAQIDSKDMSCSLWQKLAARLNALLSQPDVAGAVITHGTDTLEETAYYLHLTVNSRKPVVITAAMRPATALSADGPLNLLNAVRVATDPISAGRGVLVAINNQIHCARDVIKTSTYAVDAFLSPEIGVLGWVQDERVAFQRAALQYHTVESEFVGLSGELPAVEVVSSYAGVSRIAVDALVEAGVQGIVVAGTGNGSLHSLLQQSLAEAVQRGVAVVRAARVGSGHVMHNGAAPDDQYGFVSAGNLHPYKARVLLMLALQAGVPRDRLQSLFDEY; this is encoded by the coding sequence ATGACTTTGACCTCTTTTAATCCGACCCCTCATTACACCGTGTCCACCGGCGAATTGCCGCGCATTGTGCTGCTCGCCACGGGCGGCACGATCGCAGGCAGCGCCCCCGACGCGACGCGTACGGCCGGTTATCAGGCGGGTGCGCTCGGTGTACAGGACCTGCTCGCTGCCGTGCCGGCGCTGGGCAGCATTGCGCATATCCATGCCGAGCAAGTCGCGCAGATCGACAGCAAGGACATGAGCTGTTCGCTGTGGCAGAAGCTTGCCGCACGCCTGAACGCTTTGCTCTCGCAGCCTGACGTCGCCGGGGCCGTGATTACCCACGGCACCGATACGCTCGAAGAGACCGCGTATTACTTGCATCTGACGGTCAATAGCCGCAAGCCGGTCGTGATCACGGCGGCCATGCGTCCGGCGACGGCACTGTCTGCCGACGGTCCGCTCAATTTGCTCAATGCCGTGCGTGTCGCGACCGACCCGATCTCGGCGGGGCGCGGCGTGCTGGTCGCCATCAATAATCAGATTCACTGTGCACGCGACGTCATCAAGACCAGCACGTATGCAGTGGATGCGTTCCTGTCGCCGGAAATCGGTGTGCTCGGCTGGGTGCAGGACGAGCGCGTTGCCTTCCAGCGTGCTGCGCTGCAATACCACACGGTCGAAAGCGAATTCGTTGGCTTGTCGGGCGAACTGCCGGCGGTGGAAGTGGTGTCGAGCTATGCGGGGGTTTCACGCATTGCCGTCGATGCACTGGTCGAGGCGGGCGTGCAGGGCATCGTGGTGGCGGGCACCGGCAACGGTTCGCTGCATTCGCTGCTGCAACAGTCGCTTGCCGAGGCTGTGCAGCGGGGTGTGGCGGTGGTGCGCGCTGCGCGTGTCGGCAGTGGCCACGTGATGCATAACGGTGCGGCACCCGACGATCAGTATGGTTTTGTGAGTGCAGGCAATCTGCATCCGTACAAGGCGCGCGTGCTGCTGATGCTGGCCTTGCAGGCCGGTGTGCCGCGCGATCGCTTGCAGAGTCTGTTCGACGAGTATTGA
- a CDS encoding CysB family HTH-type transcriptional regulator yields the protein MNFQQLRYVREAVRQNLNLTEAASALYTSQSGVSKQIKDLEDELGVDVFVRRGKRLTGLTEPGKAVLQLIERMLLDAENLRRVARQFADQDSGHLVVATTHTQARYALPQVIKQFTSVYPKVHLALRQGSPRQIAQMVIDGEADIGITTEALDRFPDIVTFPCYSWHHVAVVPKDHPLVGRESVTLADIAEYPIITYDGDFTGRSHVDKAFADQGLVPDIVLTALDTDVIKTYVEIGLGIGIVAAMAVDPRKDQDLAVLELDNAFEPSTTRIGLRRGAFLRSYAYRFIEMLAPALKEQEISTQLREALEFAA from the coding sequence ATGAATTTCCAGCAATTGCGCTACGTGCGCGAAGCCGTACGGCAAAACCTGAACCTGACCGAAGCCGCGAGTGCGCTGTACACCTCGCAGTCGGGCGTGAGCAAGCAGATCAAAGACCTTGAGGATGAACTCGGCGTCGACGTGTTCGTGCGTCGCGGCAAACGTCTCACGGGCCTCACCGAGCCGGGCAAGGCCGTGCTGCAACTGATCGAGCGCATGTTGCTCGACGCAGAAAACCTGCGCCGCGTGGCGCGTCAGTTTGCCGATCAGGACAGTGGGCATCTGGTGGTGGCCACGACCCACACGCAGGCACGCTACGCGCTGCCGCAGGTCATCAAGCAATTCACCAGCGTATATCCGAAGGTGCATCTGGCCCTGCGTCAGGGCAGCCCGCGCCAGATCGCGCAAATGGTCATCGACGGCGAAGCCGATATCGGCATCACCACCGAAGCGCTCGATCGCTTCCCCGATATCGTGACGTTCCCGTGCTACTCGTGGCATCACGTTGCCGTGGTACCGAAGGATCACCCGCTGGTGGGCCGTGAGAGCGTGACGCTGGCCGACATTGCCGAATATCCGATCATCACTTACGACGGCGACTTCACCGGCCGCTCGCACGTGGACAAGGCGTTCGCCGACCAAGGACTGGTACCGGACATCGTGCTCACGGCACTGGACACGGACGTCATCAAGACGTACGTCGAGATCGGGCTGGGCATCGGCATCGTCGCCGCGATGGCAGTCGACCCGCGCAAGGATCAGGATCTGGCTGTGCTCGAACTCGACAACGCGTTCGAGCCGAGCACCACGCGTATCGGCCTGCGTCGCGGCGCGTTCCTGCGCTCGTACGCTTACCGCTTCATCGAGATGCTGGCACCGGCACTTAAAGAGCAGGAAATCTCGACGCAACTGCGCGAAGCGCTGGAGTTTGCGGCCTGA